The proteins below come from a single Lactobacillus johnsonii genomic window:
- a CDS encoding SGNH/GDSL hydrolase family protein, with protein MKLLLTGDSIIARSENHSIPEINFQLQKLNSYQIYNTAISGINSGGLALSLPNLVFNQPKCDYLIILVGTNDLAVHKQVPLQQFEDNLKLIASSIIWRYYPGKVIFVTPPAVDENKQKVRNNLLVQEYSNIIKRVTKEYKFLFIALASKMQASKNFPEIFNGKKNDGLHFGVKGYELLAKLIVQKLNQISN; from the coding sequence ATGAAATTACTTCTTACCGGCGACAGTATTATTGCACGCTCTGAAAATCATTCTATTCCAGAAATTAACTTTCAATTGCAAAAACTAAATTCGTATCAGATTTACAATACAGCTATCTCGGGAATCAATTCTGGTGGTCTTGCCCTCTCTTTACCCAATTTAGTATTCAATCAGCCAAAATGCGATTATCTGATCATTTTAGTTGGCACTAATGACTTAGCAGTACACAAGCAAGTCCCGTTGCAACAATTTGAGGATAATTTAAAATTAATCGCTTCTAGCATTATTTGGCGTTATTACCCAGGAAAGGTTATCTTTGTTACCCCACCTGCAGTTGATGAAAATAAGCAAAAAGTGCGAAATAACCTCTTGGTGCAGGAATATAGCAACATAATCAAACGCGTTACAAAGGAATATAAATTTTTATTTATTGCTCTAGCAAGTAAGATGCAGGCAAGTAAAAATTTTCCAGAAATTTTCAATGGTAAAAAGAATGATGGACTCCATTTTGGCGTTAAGGGCTATGAACTACTCGCAAAATTAATTGTTCAAAAATTAAATCAAATTTCTAATTGA